The following proteins are encoded in a genomic region of Agelaius phoeniceus isolate bAgePho1 chromosome 17, bAgePho1.hap1, whole genome shotgun sequence:
- the FITM2 gene encoding acyl-coenzyme A diphosphatase FITM2: protein MERLERSGRWLRAALARGPLRRRLPALLLAIAVLGSALKDSDLVPDTPLQNKRNPLNVYFVKVAWAWTLWLLLPFITFTTYELGRSKLLYGRTRSALLVLRRLGALLVGTAVWYLCTELFIYIENLTGECSLQGKPSQPGQPPRLYGSKRECQRDSGVWSGFDISGHCFLLSYCAMMILEELAVLEALAIEHSSKLRVVINVLLVSLCSLTMIWVFMFLCTALYFHDFSQKLLGVLIGLAAWYGTYRFWYLKPFSPGLPLPNIPLSSKKYSYSR from the exons ATGGAGCGGCTGGAGCGGAGCGGGCGCTGGCTGCGGGCCGCGCTGGCCCGCGGGCCGCtgcgccgccgcctccccgcgCTGCTGCTCGCCATCGCCGTGCTCGGCTCCGCGCTCAAGGACAGCGACCTGGTGCCCGACACGCCGCTGCAGAACAAGCGCAACCCGCTCAACGT ATACTTCGTGAAGGTGGCCTGGGCTTGgactctgtggctgctgctgcccttcatCACCTTCACCACATACGAGCTGGGCCGGAGCAAGCTCCTGTACGGCCGCACCCGGAGCGCGCTGCTGGTGCTGCGGCGCCTGGGGGCCCTGCtggtgggcacagctgtgtgGTACCTGTGCACTGAGCTCTTCATCTACATAGAGAACCTCACAggggagtgctccctgcagggcaaaCCCAGCCAGCCAGGCCAGCCGCCCCGGCTCTACGGCTCCAAGCGCGAGTGCCAGCGGGACAGCGGCGTCTGGAGCGGCTTCGACATCTCGGGCCACTGCTTCCTGCTCTCCTACTGTGCCATGATgatcctggaggagctggctgtgctggaagcGCTGGCCATAGAGCACAGCTCCAAGCTGCGGGTGGTGATCAACGTGCTGCTGGTTTCCCTGTGCTCCCTCACCATGATCTGGGTGTTCATGTTCCTCTGTACTGCCCTGTATTTCCATGACTTCAGCCAAAAGCTTCTCGGTGTGCTGATAGGTCTGGCAGCTTGGTATGGGACATACAGGTTTTGGTATTTAAAGCCCTTTTCACCTGGACTACCTCTTCCAAATATACCTTTGAGTTCAAAGAAATACAGCTATAGCAGATAA